The Chryseobacterium indologenes genomic sequence AGAGGAAAATTCTTCTAGTCAGAAAAAATAAATATAAAAAAGCACCTGAAAGAAAAACAGGTGCTTTTTTTATTTTTAAAAGATATTTCTACATTTCAGAAGTCTGATCATATCCGTAAAACTTTGGCATCTGCCAGTGATATTTTACGGCTAAAGTTCTTATCCCTACAATCAGTAAAATTGTAAAAATCTGAATGAAAGTATAGGATAAAGATGTGTATTTGGTCATCAGTAAAAATGCTGCACCTCCTACAATACAGGCTGTAGCATAAATTTCTTTTCTGAAAATAAGAGGAATCCGGTTGAGCAGAATATCGCGGATAATCCCTCCGAAACATCCGGTAATGGTTCCCAAGCCAATACAGATGAGCGGATGTATGCCTACATTCAATCCTTTCTGGATCCCGATAATGGTAAACAGGCCAAGTCCGAAACTGTCGAAAATGAATAAGGTAACCTTAAAGTTTTTTTCCAGTGATTTAAATACCATGGAAAAGATACTGGTCACCAAGATTAAAATGCACATGAGGAGATCATGCATCCAGAATACTGGGATATCAAGTAAAAGATCTCTTACAGTTCCTCCTCCTACAGAAGTCACAAAGGCAATAATAAGCACCCCAAACGGATCGAGCCGCTTCTGCATGGCTGCAAAACTTCCGGACATGGAGAAGGCAATAGTTCCGAGGACTTCTATCGCGAAATTGAACTGTTCGTGCATAAAGGTATAAATAATGAATAATGAGCAATCAGTAATAAAAATTATGCCATTTAAATTGAGATAATTTTATCAGTTCTTCACATTCTGTTTTTAAATGTAAAATATTTTCCGGACTTATATATTTAAACTTTCAATAATTTCAAGTCAGAGTCGGGTTTTATCAATTTCTTCAACCACAATATACATCATTATTATTCATTCCTGATTGCTCATTACGTATCTATTTATCTCTCGACTCTTACTGAATCCGGAACCAGGAGCTCATATTCACCACCGTGATTAATGATCTCTCTTACAATGCTGCTGCTGATGAAAGATTTTCCGGATGATGTCAGAAGGAATACCGTTTCCAGTTTTTTATGAGCCAAGGTTCTGTTGGTGTGGGCGATTGCTTTTTCAAATTCGAAATCAGCAGGATTTCTAAGTCCCCTGATAATGTACTGCGCATTTTTTCAAAACAATAATCTACCGTAAGGCCCTCGAAATAATCTACTTCTACATTAGGAAATTCAGCCACGGAATTTTGAATGAATTCCATTCTTTTTTCCAATGGGAACATATATTTTTTTTGAGAATTTTGTCCGATGGCAATAATTAATTTGTCAAAAAGCGGTGCCGCTCTTTCTATAATATCGTAATGTCCTAAGGTAATCGGGTCAAACGATCCCGGGAAAACAGCAATTTTCATGTTGTACAAGTTATGAGTTTGAGTCAAAAACGATAAGAAAGCGATGGATCTTATGTTTATATTGAACTTCTGAATTATTTATTAAGTGCTTTTTCAACTTCATTTCCACAAAGATCCATGATAGAAATTCCATAATGTTTTGCTTGCTGAGGAAGAATGCTGGCAGGAGAGAATCCCGGGTTAGTATTCATTTCAAGCATATAAGGAACTCCGGCCATCAGGATAAATTCGCTTCTTGAAAATCCGCTCATTCCCAGTGAGTTGTAAGCTCTTTTCGCGATTTCTTCTACTTTTTTTGTCGTTACTTCATCAATTCTGGCCGGTGTAATTTCTTCAGATGCTCCTTCATATTTTGCTTCGTAATCAAAGAATTCATTCTGAGGAACAATTTCAGTGATTCCCAAAACAATTGTTTCTCCTTTAAAATCGATCACTCCTACAGAAACTTCCATACCGTTCAGGAAACTTTCAATAAGGATTTCATCATCTTCTTTAAAAGCAATTTCCGTAGCAGCAATCAGTTCTGACTTTTCTTTTACTTTGGAAATTCCGAGTGATGAACCGGATTGGTTAGGTTTTACAAAAAGAGGAAGATTTAATTCTGAAATGATCTCATCAACGTTAATGTGCTCTCCTTTTCTCAGATAAATGCTTTTCGCAGAAGGGATTCCATATTTGGACAATACAGCAAGGGTATCTTTTTTATTGAAAGTAAGGGCACTCTGGTAAAAACCGCAACCTGTGTATTTCTGACCTATTGCATCCCAATATGCCTGCAGTATCCCATTTTCACCGGGCGTTCCGTGGATGATGTTGAAACATACATCAAACTTCAATGTTTCACCATTATCTAAGGTAACTGAAAAATCACCCCTGTTGATGGGATACTTTTTATCATTTTCGTCTAAAAAATACCATTCATCTTTAAGGATTACTACTTTATATACATCATACAGATTTCTGTCTAAGGAATCATAGATCAATTGTCCGCTTTTTAAAGAAACTACATATTCATCAGAATAGCCTCCCATTACTACGGCAACACTTTTTTGTTCATAACCATATAGTATCAATTAAGGCAAATTTAAACATTTTATGTAATGCAATACGGGAAATAAGGAAATTTTAAAATCAAAAATGAATTGTGTTAAATAAAAAGCCCATTCTAAAATTATTAGCTATATTTGCCGTTGTAATTAAAGTAATTTTAAGTATGCTTAAATCACTTTTCAATTGGAAAGTTTTACTGAATTTAGTAATAGCCATCGGCGTTTTCGTGGGTCTGGTATGGCTTACATTTCGTTGGTTGGAATATCATACTAACCACGGTCAGGAAATTCCTGTTCCCAATGTAGTCAATAAATCTGTACATGATGCAGTTAAAATATTAGATGATACAGGACTGGAGTATGAAGTAGATAGTGCGAATTATGATCCTAAATACAGACCATTTCAGGTTCTGCAGATTTATCCTGCCCCGGGATCCCGTGTAAAAGACGGAAGAACAGTTCGTTTAAAAGTAAATCCGAGAACATGGGCTCAGATCGCTGTACCGGATGTAATCAATAAATATTCAGGGTTGGCGTTCCAGAGATTAGACCAGGTTGGTCTTAAAATCGGAGATACTATTTATGAACCGAGTATTCAGAAAGATGCCCTTCTAAGAATTTTATATAAAGGAAATGCAGTAAATCCGGGAGCACGTTTACCGAGGTTTTCTGTGATCGATGTAGTAGTAGGATCCGGTCCTATGAGAAATATTTCAATTCCTAACGTAGTAGGGCTTTCGGTAAAAGAAGCCAGAGCCGTTATTGCCAAAAGTATGTTTGAAGTAGGGTTGGTAGAGCATGAAGACGGGAATAAAGATGAGTCTGATATTATTTATTACCAGGATCCAGCCTCAGGAGATGTCCGTGATCAGGGAATGCAGATTGATCTTTGGGCAAGTAAGAGAACCCCGGCAGAGCTTAGAGCCAAGGTGGAGCAGTTGAATTCTATCTATCGTATGAAAGTAGATACTTCTCTGCCACCGGTACAATACGAAGAAGTTCGTTCCGAGCCGAGCTATGTACCACCGGTAGCTCCGCCACCTGCCCCTAAGAGAGAGACCCCTAAGGCAGAACCTGTAAAAACAGAGACTCCAAAGGCTCAGACTACAAGCCCGAAACCGGCTGGTTCAACTTCGGATAAGCCTAAAGCTACCGGAAACAGTCAGACTTCAGGAACTGCACATAAACCTGCTTCTACAGCTACAAAAGAGCCGGCAGAAAAACCAAAAGCGAAAAAAGTAGTCGTAGAGTAATACGCCACTATGCTAATAAAATATAGGCTTCAACTGAAAATGTTGAAGCCTTTTGTATAAAAATCAAAAACAATGTCAGAAGATAACGAAGATTTTTTAGATGAAGAGTTATTAGACTCCAACAGTATTGAAAATATCGATATAGACGAAGAAAATAAGGGATTGTATGAGCATCTTAATATCACTGTTGACCCGAAACAGGATCCGTTAAGAATTGATAAGTTTCTATTGATACACAGGCAGAATTCGTCAAGAAATAAAATTTCACAGACCTGCAGGGCCGGAAACGTTATTGTAAACGGAGTTGCGGTAAAGCAGAATTATCGGG encodes the following:
- a CDS encoding trimeric intracellular cation channel family protein: MHEQFNFAIEVLGTIAFSMSGSFAAMQKRLDPFGVLIIAFVTSVGGGTVRDLLLDIPVFWMHDLLMCILILVTSIFSMVFKSLEKNFKVTLFIFDSFGLGLFTIIGIQKGLNVGIHPLICIGLGTITGCFGGIIRDILLNRIPLIFRKEIYATACIVGGAAFLLMTKYTSLSYTFIQIFTILLIVGIRTLAVKYHWQMPKFYGYDQTSEM
- a CDS encoding D-alanine--D-alanine ligase is translated as MGGYSDEYVVSLKSGQLIYDSLDRNLYDVYKVVILKDEWYFLDENDKKYPINRGDFSVTLDNGETLKFDVCFNIIHGTPGENGILQAYWDAIGQKYTGCGFYQSALTFNKKDTLAVLSKYGIPSAKSIYLRKGEHINVDEIISELNLPLFVKPNQSGSSLGISKVKEKSELIAATEIAFKEDDEILIESFLNGMEVSVGVIDFKGETIVLGITEIVPQNEFFDYEAKYEGASEEITPARIDEVTTKKVEEIAKRAYNSLGMSGFSRSEFILMAGVPYMLEMNTNPGFSPASILPQQAKHYGISIMDLCGNEVEKALNK
- a CDS encoding PASTA domain-containing protein, translated to MLKSLFNWKVLLNLVIAIGVFVGLVWLTFRWLEYHTNHGQEIPVPNVVNKSVHDAVKILDDTGLEYEVDSANYDPKYRPFQVLQIYPAPGSRVKDGRTVRLKVNPRTWAQIAVPDVINKYSGLAFQRLDQVGLKIGDTIYEPSIQKDALLRILYKGNAVNPGARLPRFSVIDVVVGSGPMRNISIPNVVGLSVKEARAVIAKSMFEVGLVEHEDGNKDESDIIYYQDPASGDVRDQGMQIDLWASKRTPAELRAKVEQLNSIYRMKVDTSLPPVQYEEVRSEPSYVPPVAPPPAPKRETPKAEPVKTETPKAQTTSPKPAGSTSDKPKATGNSQTSGTAHKPASTATKEPAEKPKAKKVVVE